The following are encoded together in the Equus przewalskii isolate Varuska chromosome 14, EquPr2, whole genome shotgun sequence genome:
- the POU3F3 gene encoding POU domain, class 3, transcription factor 3: protein MATAASNPYLPGNSLLAAGSIVHSDAAGAGGGGGGGGGGGGGAGGGGGGMQPGSAAVTSGAYRGDPSSVKMVQSDFMQGAMAASNGGHMLSHAHQWVTALPHAAAAAAAAAAAAVEASSPWSGSAVGMAGSPQQPPQPPPPPPPQGPDVKGGAGRDDLHAGTALHHRGPPHLGPPPPPPHQGHPGGWGAAAAAAAAAAAAAAAAHLPSMAGGQQPPPQSLLYSQPGGFTVNGMLSAPPGPGGGGGGAGGGAQSLVHPGLVRGDTPELAEHHHHHHHHAHPHPPHPHHAQGPPHHGGGGAGPGLNSHDPHSDEDTPTSDDLEQFAKQFKQRRIKLGFTQADVGLALGTLYGNVFSQTTICRFEALQLSFKNMCKLKPLLNKWLEEADSSTGSPTSIDKIAAQGRKRKKRTSIEVSVKGALESHFLKCPKPSAQEITNLADSLQLEKEVVRVWFCNRRQKEKRMTPPGIQQQTPDDVYSQVGTVSADTPPPHHGLQTSVQ, encoded by the coding sequence ATGGCCACGGCGGCTTCTAACCCCTACCTGCCGGGGAACAGCCTGCTGGCGGCCGGCTCCATTGTGCACTCGGACGCGGCgggggccggcggcggcggcggcgggggcggcggcggcgggggcggcgcggggggcggcgggggcggcatGCAGCCCGGCAGCGCCGCCGTGACCTCGGGCGCCTACCGTGGGGACCCGTCCTCCGTCAAGATGGTCCAGAGCGACTTCATGCAGGGGGCCATGGCCGCCAGCAACGGCGGCCATATGCTGAGCCACGCGCACCAGTGGGTCACGGCCCTGCcccacgccgccgccgccgccgccgccgccgccgctgccgccgtgGAGGCGAGCTCGCCGTGGTCTGGCAGCGCCGTGGGCATGGCTGGCAGTCCCCAGCagccgccgcagccgccgccgccgccgccaccgcagGGCCCCGACGTGAAGGGCGGCGCCGGCCGCGACGACCTGCACGCGGGCACCGCGCTGCACCACCGCGGGCCGCCGCACCTCGGGCCCCCGCCGCCACCCCCGCACCAGGGCCACccggggggctggggggctgccgccgccgcagccgccgccgccgcagccgccgccgccgctgcccacCTCCCGTCCATGGCGGGGGGCCAGCAGCCCCCGCCGCAGAGTCTGCTCTACTCGCAGCCCGGAGGCTTCACGGTGAACGGCATGCTGAGCGCGCCCCcggggccgggcggcggcggcggcggcgcgggcggcggcgcccAGAGCCTGGTGCACCCGGGGCTGGTGCGCGGGGACACGCCCGAGCTGGCcgagcaccaccaccaccaccaccaccacgcgCACCCGCACCCGCCGCACCCGCACCACGCGCAGGGCCCTCCACAccacggcggcggcggcgcggggcccGGACTCAACAGCCACGACCCGCACTCGGACGAGGACACGCCGACGTCGGACGACCTGGAGCAGTTCGCCAAGCAGTTCAAGCAGCGGCGCATCAAACTCGGCTTCACGCAGGCCGACGTGGGGCTGGCGCTGGGCACGCTGTATGGCAACGTGTTCTCTCAGACCACCATCTGCCGCTTCGAGGCCCTGCAGCTGAGCTTCAAGAACATGTGCAAGCTCAAGCCTCTGCTGAACAAGTGGCTGGAGGAGGCGGACTCGAGCACCGGCAGCCCCACGAGCATCGACAAGATCGCGGCGCAGGGCCGCAAGCGCAAGAAGCGGACCTCCATCGAGGTGAGCGTCAAGGGCGCGCTCGAGAGCCACTTCCTCAAGTGCCCCAAGCCCTCTGCGCAGGAGATCACCAACCTGGCCGACAGCCTGCAGCTCGAGAAGGAGGTGGTGCGGGTCTGGTTCTGCAACCGGCGCCAGAAGGAGAAGCGCATGACGCCGCCCGGGATCCAACAGCAGACGCCCGACGACGTCTACTCGCAGGTGGGCACCGTGAGCGCCGACACGCCACCTCCGCACCACGGGCTGCAGACGAGCGTGCAGTGA